One Polaribacter reichenbachii genomic window, CAATTTGTTTAGATGGATTACCAACTACTAATGCATAAGGCAAAACTTCTTTTGTAACTACAGTTCCTGCACCAATAAAAGCATATTCGCCAATAGTATTACCACAAATAATTGTTGCATTTGCACCAATACTTGCTCCTTTTTTAACGATAGTTTTTAAATATCTATTCTTTCTATTAATGGCACTTCTTGGATTTATTACATTTGTAAAAACCATTGATGGGCCTAAAAAAACATCATCTTCGCAAGTAACACCAGAGTAAATAGAAACATTATTTTGCACCTTTACATTTTTACCTAAAACCACATTAGGAGAAACCACAATATTCTGACCAAGGTTACAATTCTCACCAATTTTACTGTTAGACATTATATGACTAAAATGCCAAATTTTAGTTCCTTTTCCTATTTTACAATTATTATCTACAACAGCCGTTTCGTGCGCAAAGTATTCCATTTCAAAAAATTAGGTTAGTTTTTAGTTCTGCAAATGTACTAAATATAAAAACCCAACTAAAAAGTTGGGTTTATTTTTTTAAATGTATTAATTTTTACTCTATTATAAAAGAAATTGGTAGGTTATACTTTACTTTTACAGGTCTGTTATTTTGTATTCCTGGAGAAAATTTTGGTAATTTGTTAATTAAACCTTTTGTTTCTAGCTTTAATTTAGCGTGTGGAGCTCTAATTTTAATATCAACTACATTGCCTTTATCATCAATAATAAATTGAGTACTAATTCTATATTTTCCAGAATTTAAGCCTAAATCATTTGCCAAACCAACATCAAAATTACGTTGTACAAATTTCTTCATTTTTTTATCGAAACAAATTCTGTTTTCTTCTTTTGACAAACCTTCACAACCCTTAAAAACTGGTGCATTTTGTACAAAGTCATAAGGTACATCTTCGATAATTGTTTCTGGTATATCTACTTCAATAATATCACCTTCATTTAATTCTACCTGCTTAACATCTGTAGGTTCAGGATCAATTAAGGTTTCTATAATTTCATTATCACCCTTTTCCACAGGTTCATCTTCTAAAAAAACAGAATTTTGAGCCACTTTAATCTTTGGTTGCTTTTTAGGTTCTCGTTTAAAAACGGGGACTTCATCTGGGTTTAGGTACACTGTTTCTGGCTGATGAAATTCTTTAGCCATAACAGATTTTTTCTCGGTTTTGTGCTCTAATGTTAGGTAGACAATAAAAAGCACTAATACAAGTCCTAACTGGGTAAAAATGGTTGAGAACTTTTCTAATTGTTTGGTTGGTAGTTTTTTTACGTTTTTCATAATTAGAAAGTTTTATATGTTAAGATTTTGTTAAACCAAATAGCGTGCCAAAATTTGATTAACTCTTTTTATTTAGTTACTTTTAAAAAATGAAAAAGAAAACAAGAATTTCTTTTATAATTATCTCTGCAGCTTTATTTTTCTTAAATCTGTTTACTTTGTTGTTTGAATATGATTTATATACAAAAAATATAATTCGTAATGTAGATATAAAAATTCATTTAATTTTTGGTGTATTATCCTTTTCTAGCGGCATCTTTAATTTAGTTAAAATACTACCTGAAAAGAAATTTAACATCAAATTACACAACCTATTTAGAATTGGTGATTTTGGTTTTGCTTCATTTTTATTAATTTTTTTTCTAATTGGTATTATTAAATTTATTAATAAAATTATAGCCAACACAGTTCTATTGAAAGACTTTTATATACTTATAATTGTGTATGTAGCTATTACATATTGTTTTTACCTGGTTACCGATAATCTAAAATTTCAAAAACAAATTGAAAAAAGAAAACAATTTCAAAAGCAACAATTGATAAATGAAATTGGTAAATAAAAAACAGCATCAAAATAAATTGATGCTGCTACACAATTAGGTAAAATTTACCTATATCTATCAATTGTGGTTTTCTCTTTTATCTAATAATTAATTTTTTTGATATTACTCCTTTTTCTGATTTTACTCTTATAAAATATATTCCTGATGCTAAATTAGCAACGTTAATATCTAATTCTAATTTATTTAATCCATTTTGAGTGATAATTTTATCGCCTAAAATAGTATAAACATCAACTTTTTGAAGTCTAGAATTATTAGTTAAAGAAACTGATACTTTTGATTTTGCTGGGTTTGGGTACACCAATAATTCTACATTTTGCTCTGTAAAATTATCTATTGATAAGACACTAGAATCATTTGCAGTTAAGGTAAAAGAACCTAAATCATTCTGATTACCTGAACTTTTACTAGAATTGGCTTCTAACCAAACTTTTAAATAAAATTTTGTGCCAACATTTAAATTCTGTAAAGAAATTGAAGTTCCACAAGCAATTGGAGCTAAACTTGCACAAGATTGATACACTGCAAATTTTAGTTGCCCACCAAAACCAGTACCTTCTATACTAAACTCACCTGTTTGGGGTACAATAACAGAAAACCAAACATCTGCTAACACAGTGCCAATTGCACAAGTTGGATTGTTGTTTGCATTACCATTATTTAAACTACCAGGAGTTTGTTGCCCAATTGTTAACGGAATTGCATTTGAACAATCGTCATTAAACGGAATACAATCTAAGCTAAACGAACTTGTAGCGTCTATGTGGATTAAGTTATCAGTAGCCCAAGTAACATCATCTACTTTAATGCAAGATAAATTTGGGTTATTTAAAGTGGTAAACAAACTTATTTTTGATGTATGATTGTTTTTTAAATTTAAGCCTGTTAATTCATTATCAGAAAGACTTAATTGTGTTAAATTTGGGTTATTTTGAATATCGAAATATTTTAATTTATTAGAAAAAGCATCGACGCTTGTTATAAGAGGATTAGAATACACATTTAAATTTTCTATTTGATTTGTGCTACAATTTAACACTTCTAATTTCGGGTTTTTACTTAGATCTAAACTTGTAAGTTGATTATTAAAACACCATAATTTAGTAAGTTCAGATAACCTAGAAACATCTAGATTTGTCAATTGATTAGTACCAATAAACAGTTCTTTTAGTTTAACATTATTATGTAAATCGATATTACTAATTGCGTTAGAAAATACATTTAAATTTTCTAAATCTAAATTGTTAGTTAAATCTAAGGTTGTTATATTATTATCGCTGGCATCTAAATCTACTAAAGCCACAAAATCTTCTATACCTGTAAAATCTGATATGTTTTTATTACTAACATCTAAAGTTGTTAAGGTTGCAATTTTTGATGTTTCTACATAACCATCATTATTTATACCATTTCCTAAGCCTAAAGATTCTATGTAAAGTTCAAAATTTAAATCAGGAATCTGAGTAAATTCTATACACTCTTCAACAAATAAACTTGTAGCGTCTTTATACCAAGAATTATCATTATAACTATAATTTTTATCATCTACTAAAATACAAGTTAAATTAGGATTGTTTATACTAGAAAACCTCTGAATTTCGGTATTATTTCCGTTTTTTAAATTTATTTGTACCAACTCATTATCATCGCAAGAAACTGTTTTTAAACTTGAATTTTTTGTGAAATCTAAGTTTAACAACTTGTTTTTATCAACTTCAAAATATTTAATTTTAATATTTTTAGAAAGGTCGAGTACTGTAATGGCATTTTCGTTAAATTCTAAGGATTCTAATTCTGTTAAAGAAGAAATATCTAGTAAAGAAATCTTGTTATCATTACAATTTACATCAACTAAATTAATGTTACTTAAAAGGTTTAAATCTGTAATTTGATTAGAGCTCAAATCTAAATAAGTTAAATTAACATTATTAGAAACATCTATACTAGTTAATTGAGCTTTTGTAATTGTTAAAGAATTTAAAGCTAAACTATTTGTTATGGAAATAGATGTTAACGGATTATTATAAGCGTAAACCTCTGTAAGT contains:
- a CDS encoding acyltransferase, whose translation is MEYFAHETAVVDNNCKIGKGTKIWHFSHIMSNSKIGENCNLGQNIVVSPNVVLGKNVKVQNNVSIYSGVTCEDDVFLGPSMVFTNVINPRSAINRKNRYLKTIVKKGASIGANATIICGNTIGEYAFIGAGTVVTKEVLPYALVVGNPSKQIGWVSEYGHTLTFDEDGFATCKESKEVYGLKDGRVFKFRSN
- a CDS encoding energy transducer TonB, translating into MKNVKKLPTKQLEKFSTIFTQLGLVLVLFIVYLTLEHKTEKKSVMAKEFHQPETVYLNPDEVPVFKREPKKQPKIKVAQNSVFLEDEPVEKGDNEIIETLIDPEPTDVKQVELNEGDIIEVDIPETIIEDVPYDFVQNAPVFKGCEGLSKEENRICFDKKMKKFVQRNFDVGLANDLGLNSGKYRISTQFIIDDKGNVVDIKIRAPHAKLKLETKGLINKLPKFSPGIQNNRPVKVKYNLPISFIIE
- a CDS encoding BspA family leucine-rich repeat surface protein, producing MKTQLQTLILIFFVQVSFSQFVTTWQTTKTNQNIIIPTNSDYTYNYTVDWGDGNSSTNQTGDANHTYSLKGTYTVSITGTFPAIYFYREIYNPTFDNNKKNIKTVESWGTNSWKSMRRAFHGCEFLTINASDKPNLTNVSDMLQMFYNATQLNADVSGWDVSNVTNMRSMFYGTRNFNNNISSWDVSKVTDMSFMFYNAISFNQDISNWDVSKVTDMSLMFGVSRSFNQDISGWNVGNVINMEKMFNNASDFNQNIGSWDVSKVTKMNEIFKFSGISSNNYDSILIGWANQNLQQNVTLGAEGLYYCTAETARTTLTDAPNNWTIIDEGKDTNCVATPSLYAIIPDANFEQFLIDKSIDSDGIVNGKVLKDDVKDITQLHIGIVDNIVDLTGIKSFTALTHLYFQDNDLANLDLSSNLNLEVLSLSNTLVSSLDLSENTKLTEVYAYNNPLTSISITNSLALNSLTITKAQLTSIDVSNNVNLTYLDLSSNQITDLNLLSNINLVDVNCNDNKISLLDISSLTELESLEFNENAITVLDLSKNIKIKYFEVDKNKLLNLDFTKNSSLKTVSCDDNELVQINLKNGNNTEIQRFSSINNPNLTCILVDDKNYSYNDNSWYKDATSLFVEECIEFTQIPDLNFELYIESLGLGNGINNDGYVETSKIATLTTLDVSNKNISDFTGIEDFVALVDLDASDNNITTLDLTNNLDLENLNVFSNAISNIDLHNNVKLKELFIGTNQLTNLDVSRLSELTKLWCFNNQLTSLDLSKNPKLEVLNCSTNQIENLNVYSNPLITSVDAFSNKLKYFDIQNNPNLTQLSLSDNELTGLNLKNNHTSKISLFTTLNNPNLSCIKVDDVTWATDNLIHIDATSSFSLDCIPFNDDCSNAIPLTIGQQTPGSLNNGNANNNPTCAIGTVLADVWFSVIVPQTGEFSIEGTGFGGQLKFAVYQSCASLAPIACGTSISLQNLNVGTKFYLKVWLEANSSKSSGNQNDLGSFTLTANDSSVLSIDNFTEQNVELLVYPNPAKSKVSVSLTNNSRLQKVDVYTILGDKIITQNGLNKLELDINVANLASGIYFIRVKSEKGVISKKLIIR